From one Rhodamnia argentea isolate NSW1041297 chromosome 1, ASM2092103v1, whole genome shotgun sequence genomic stretch:
- the LOC125314943 gene encoding aspartyl protease family protein At5g10770-like: MEIDELVLLDEQLDLQGMNVSSSKRAALPKENENVDMLNHDFAESEWSLVFVLTLGVMDTRQELACLSSDVQPLHLFLRSSSMPLATQPAIHLYRKMSFDWLVSLLSLVISSDEGYTQRVQYKSENHHIIQLSSLLPSASCTPSSTGGIRESSLEVVHKHGPCSPHTRTKPNTLNHTKTLVWDQSRVDSIQSKISTSSSNNTNKGPGLGSSKATVPAKLGIPFDSLEYIVTVGLGSTRSKLTLIFNTSSDLTWTQCEPCSFCYPQSEPIFSPSHSSSYANTPCTSPMCRSSGSGILTSCSHSRCSYQATYGDLSYSYGNLATDTLMLMSTDVVRNFQFGCGRVNYGSFGGTASLLGLTRDGLSIVRQTASKYGRYFSYCLPSSSSSKGYLTFGKTRETPKPLTFTPIAAIQESSMFRGINIVEIAVARTKLQIPSAIFSKAEALIDSGTVVT; this comes from the exons ATGGAGATCGACGAGTTGGTGTTGTTGGATGAGCAATTGGATTTACAGGGTATGAATGTGAGTTCTTCCAAAAGGGCTGCTCtaccaaaagaaaatgag AATGTGGATATGCTTAATCATGATTTTGCAGAATCCGAATGGTCATTAGTCTTCGTTCTGACGCTGGGAGTGATGGATA CACGACAGGAACTAGCTTGCTTGTCCTCTGATGTTCAGCCTCTTCACTTATTCTTGAGGTCATCAAGCATGCCTCTAGCAACCCAACCTGCCATACACTTGTATAGGAAAATGTCATTCGACT GGCTAGTTTCTCTCCTCAGTCTTGTGATCTCTTCGGATGAGGGTTATACACAGAGAGTGCAATACAAGTCTGAGAACCACCACATCATCCAACTCAGCTCGCTATTGCCTTCTGCTTCTTGCACACCTTCATCAACTG GTGGTATCCGGGAATCATCGCTAGAAGTAGTGCATAAGCACGGTCCATGCTCTCCACACACTAGAACCAAGCCAAACACTCTCAACCACACGAAAACCCTGGTCTGGGACCAATCAAGGGTCGATTCGATTCAATCTAAGATCTCAAcgagcagcagcaacaacaccAACAAAGGACCCGGCTTAGGAAGCTCAAAGGCCACTGTCCCGGCCAAGCTTGGCATCCCATTTGACTCACTTGAGTACATTGTGACCGTTGGCCTTGGCTCGACACGGTCGAAGCTCACTCTCATCTTCAACACCAGCAGTGATCTCACTTGGACTCAGTGTGAACCATGCTCATTCTGCTACCCTCAATCCGAGCCGATCTTCAGCCCGTCTCACTCCTCATCTTACGCTAATACACCGTGTACCTCGCCCATGTGCAGGAGTTCCGGATCAG GTATTTTGACAAGCTGCTCCCACTCAAGATGCAGTTACCAAGCAACGTATGGAGACCTATCGTATTCGTACGGGAACCTCGCGACTGATACATTGATGTTGATGTCCACAGATGTAGTAAGGAACTTTCAGTTCGGTTGCGGCAGAGTGAATTATGGCTCCTTTGGCGGAACGGCCAGCCTGCTTGGCCTCACCAGGGACGGCTTGTCGATCGTTAGACAAACTGCGAGCAAGTACGGCCGATATTTCTCCTATTGCTTGCCCTCTTCTTCCAGCTCGAAGGGGTATCTAACATTTGGGAAGACTAGGGAGACGCCTAAGCCATTAACCTTCACACCGATTGCCGCAATTCAAGAAAGCTCAATGTTCCGTGGCATAAACATAGTGGAAATCGCGGTcgcaaggactaaattgcaaatccCGTCGGCAATCTTCTCGAAGGCGGAGGCCCTCATTGACTCTGGGACCGTCGTCACGTGA